The Stigmatopora argus isolate UIUO_Sarg chromosome 16, RoL_Sarg_1.0, whole genome shotgun sequence genome has a window encoding:
- the LOC144090464 gene encoding microtubule nucleation factor SSNA1-like: MSQQAAALQTYNNELVKCFDDLFSKRERLRDQIKQEEEMKEQLQCDIHNLSDKLNKVNKSLAQKTAAYDTIERTITETQSAYTKILESSQSLLSVMKQAGNQ, from the exons ATGTCTCAGCAAGCTGCAGCTCTGCAGACTTACAACAATGAACTCGTTAAAT GTTTTGATGACCTTTTTTCCAAGCGAGAACGGTTGAGGGATCAGATCAAGCAAGAGGAAGAGATGAAGGAACAGCTCCAGTGTGACATCCACAATCTCTCGGACAAGCTGAACAAAGTTAACAAAAGCCTGGCACAAAAAACGGCTGCCTACGACACCATCGAACGCACCATCACAGAGACTCAGTCTGCATACACAAAG ATCTTGGAGAGTTCACAGTCCTTATTGAGTGTCATGAAGCAGGCTGGCAACCAGTga
- the LOC144090463 gene encoding microtubule nucleation factor SSNA1-like has protein sequence MSQQAAALQNYNHELVNCIEDLCSKREELNRQIKLEEEEKERLQHDIRVFSGKLSKVNESLAQRMAARATFDRTIAETESAYTKILESSQSLLSVLKHEAGNLTKASEPRKKEQ, from the exons ATGAGCCAACAAGCCGCCGCTTTACAGAATTACAATCATGAGCTCGTCAATT GTATCGAGGACCTGTGCTCCAAACGGGAAGAATTAAACCGCCAGATCAAgctggaggaagaggagaaggaACGACTGCAGCACGACATCCGCGTCTTCTCTGGCAAACTGAGCAAAGTCAATGAAAGCCTGGCGCAAAGAATGGCTGCCCGCGCCACCTTCGACCGCACCATCGCTGAGACCGAGTCTGCGTACACCAAG ATTTTAGAAAGTTCCCAATCACTCCTGAGTGTCCTGAAGCACGAGGCCGGAAACCTCACCAAAGCGTCCGAGCCACGCAAGAAAGAACAATAA
- the tprn gene encoding taperin, with the protein MAMSGGGELRYARKETGQESPRMPAWKREILERRKAKSGGSGGAAAAENGAGGSPKRSNGEQTINGGNGNGGPTRDRDRDRDRDDAHPSRNYSITPASQHFANNKEAAPGGAEGTARAPFDGQESLVLQESLGPLEENPFIKLEKERRRRQDRENATRPIQHILELYGNVPGIRTIRADNILIIESDPDYVQDGEEVKSPLWQHNGYSSVNDLLERRGTAVTEIRAKEVVIYDTTLSKSEENLSTIGRPNHRDPSYEASEGQGMVSRILQKFDSNYGKLHTKSHSTENLLDLDGSAGRRQRTWAQPQMNLMPKPRSDWVKNLGNKQTPLPLFQSSPRQKPHSPVLETGSPQHAIESSKGVASFRHRFEENRDRVTSVTPRDEPDRAHELTPEMPLNAKAPSSTQSPNVRPESVSPKMPRTSPDFEIRPSPKPDLSQIPDRDTQARALANLRLQSKNSFTVIPKRHLTSSHESNHAAPPSPVKTSPSHRVADPPVSGSTHTSTPNVMLQKLKETKKQEEKEVVRPFKPHPFSSVATSALPLPSQNVSPSPTAVPPPALTSPPSSPSSPTISPRALSPDPSPRSSPGVTPPADHLPVTNIDDIEVEAPHRVAGHSPSASRRKGNTFTVVPKRRGEPEAKPGSPEPQQDASSDASPGAASPQAPYSQLGTLLKKRYPAVEEIEVIGGYLSLGKSCLSKTGSLGKKLKISFNESSLHSTYEYPSESSAWDSGEEADEDKRDGKVAEEAPSMVGRIHIPRPSFTSSPTHTKSSNDLSNYIPKHSMDFSAWQEYKQEDSVNKKAAPSKETQMTEEVMLTPADSSSLSDYSSEPALYF; encoded by the exons ATGGCCATGTCTGGCGGAGGAGAGCTAAGGTACGCCCGTAAAGAGACGGGGCAAGAGAGCCCGAGGATGCCGGCCTGGAAGCGTGAGATCTTGGAGAGGAGGAAGGCGAAGAGCGGAGGGTCTGGGGGAGCAGCAGCGGCGGAGAATGGCGCAGGTGGGAGTCCGAAACGAAGCAACGGGGAGCAGACGATCAACGGAGGCAACGGCAACGGCGGCCCGACccgagatcgagatcgagatcgagacCGAGACGACGCTCACCCCTCACGGAACTATTCCATCACGCCGGCAAGCCAGCACTTCGCCAATAACAAAGAGGCAGCACCGGGGGGAGCCGAAGGGACGGCGAGGGCCCCCTTTGACGGCCAGGAGAGCTTGGTGCTCCAGGAGAGTCTGGGGCCGTTGGAGGAGAACCCCTTCATCAAGCTGGAGAAGGAGCGAAGGAGGCGGCAGGACCGGGAGAACGCTACTCGTCCCATCCAGCACATTTTAGAGCTCTACGGTAACGTTCCCGGCATACGGACTATCAGAGCCGACAACATCCTCATCATCGAGTCGGATCCCGATTATGTCCAAGACGGAGAAGAAGTCAAAAGTCCTCTTTGGCAACACAACGGCTATAGCTCTGTCAACGATCTCTTGGAGAGGAGAGGGACAGCCGTGACTGAGATAAGAGCCAAGGAAGTGGTCATTTATGACACCACGTTAAGCAAAAGTGAGGAGAACCTCAGTACCATCGGTCGGCCCAACCACAGGGACCCATCTTACGAAGCGAGCGAAGGCCAAGGGATGGTGAGCCGAATCCTGCAGAAGTTTGACTCCAACTATGGGAAGCTGCATACCAAATCCCACAGCACGGAGAACCTGCTGGACCTGGACGGAAGTGCCGGCAGACGGCAAAGAACCTGGGCTCAGCCGCAGATGAATTTGATGCCAAAGCCCAGAAGTGACTGGGTCAAGAACCTGGGCAACAAGCAGACGCCattgccactttttcagagttcTCCCAGACAGAAGCCACATTCTCCCGTCCTGGAAACGGGCAGCCCTCAGCACGCCATTGAATCCTCTAAAGGAGTCGCCTCCTTCCGCCACCGCTTTGAGGAGAACAGAGACAGAGTGACAAGTGTCACACCAAGAGATGAACCAGACCGGGCGCACGAGTTAACCCCCGAGATGCCCCTCAACGCCAAGGCGCCGTCATCAACGCAAAGCCCTAACGTCCGTCCCGAGTCCGTCTCACCCAAAATGCCACGCACGTCACCTGACTTTGAGATCCGTCCGTCTCCTAAACCCGACCTCTCTCAAATTCCCGACAGAGATACTCAGGCGCGGGCCCTGGCAAATCTCCGCCTCCAGTCCAAAAACTCCTTCACGGTCATTCCCAAGCGACACCTTACATCTTCACACGAAAGTAACCACGCGGCTCCGCCCAGTCCAGTGAAAACGTCCCCCTCTCACAGGGTGGCGGACCCCCCCGTTTCAGGATCTACCCACACGTCCACACCTAATGTCATGCTCCAAAAACTAAAGGAGACAAAAAAGCAGGAAGAAAAGGAAGTGGTTCGGCCTTTTAAGCCCCACCCATTCTCCTCTGTTGCCACATCTGCCCTGCCATTGCCCTCACAGAATGTGTCTCCATCTCCCACTGCCGTCCCCCCACCTGCCCTGACGTCGCCTCCCTCTTCGCCATCGTCACCCACCATCTCTCCACGCGCCCTCTCCCCAGACCCTTCACCCCGCTCCTCACCCGGAGTCACCCCCCCTGCCGATCATCTCCCGGTCACAAACATTGATGACATTGAGGTGGAAGCCCCTCATCGCGTCGCCGGTCACAGCCCCTCGGCATCAAGGAGAAAGGGGAACACTTTTACCGTGGTGCCCAAACGTCGGGGGGAACCCGAGGCCAAGCCCGGTTCACCGGAGCCCCAGCAGGATGCCTCAAGTGATGCGTCACCGGGGGCCGCGTCCCCCCAGGCTCCGTACAGTCAGCTGGGGACATTGCTGAAGAAACGCTACCCCGCCGTGGAGGAAATTGAGGTCATCGGTGGGTACCTTTCCCTCGGAAAGTCTTGCCTCTCCAAGACGGGCTCCTTGGGCAAAAAG CTCAAGATCTCCTTCAATGAGTCAAGTCTCCACAGTACATATGAGTATCCATCAGAAAGCAGCGCTTGGGACAGCGGCGAGGAGGCGGACGAGGACAAACGGGACGGGAAGGTCGCTGAAGAAGCACCCAGCATGGTGGGACGTATCCATATCCCTCGACCTAGTTTCACGAGCTCGCCCACACATACAAAGAGCAGCAATG ACCTCTCCAACTACATTCCAAAGCACTCCATGGATTTCAGCGCTTGGCAGGAATACAAACAAGAGGACAGTGTTAATAAGAAGGCAGCCCCCTCCAAGGAGACACAAATGACAGAAGAGGTCATG TTGACGCCAGCAGACAGTTCGTCTCTGTCAGACTACAGTAGCGAGCCCGCTCTCTACTTCTGA